A stretch of Aedes aegypti strain LVP_AGWG chromosome 2, AaegL5.0 Primary Assembly, whole genome shotgun sequence DNA encodes these proteins:
- the LOC5578759 gene encoding leukotriene A-4 hydrolase isoform X2: MAPQPSIKMRLSPIDPSSYSNAHELIITHIDLEWTVNFEKSTLSGSASLSFKTLRDDVEEIFLDSSDLDIASMAVKTAAGEIPVSWDVGKPVENIGSKLTVYLPTKTSGEFKLIVEYETNPKASALQWLNAEQTCGKKHPYLFSQCQAIHARSLVPCQDTPAVKFTYNATLRHPIGVTGLMSAVKLKSESGVSYFKQSIPIPSYLLAIVVGALVEKPIGPISSVWAEQEQIDESAEEFSQTADFIAKAEEICGPYVWGRYDLLVMPPSFPFGGMENPCLTFVTPTLLAGDKSLATVVAHEIAHSWTGNLVTNRNFEHFWLNEGFTVFVEGKIVGRLFGNASRDFHALHGLSELTDCIKTQLADTPELTKLVVDLSDCSPDDAFSTVPYMKGSTFLRYLEDLLGGPEKFEPFFRSYLNTFKFKSVLTNDFKKALYDWFREDPKNEEFLSRIDWDLWLFGTGMPPVIPNYDRSLLEACQKHAKLWAENDIETIKASSLLSEPLTSIQLIEFLAQLLEKKTIQGLTPEKVALLDQTYRIHATKNAEIRFRFVRLYIRAKMMDKMDEILAFANSNFRMKFVRPIYKELAGWPEAKPIAVENYNKVKDQMMTVCAYTVSKDLGLETGK; this comes from the exons ATGG CTCCGCAGCCAAGCATCAAAATGAGACTTAGTCCGATTGATCCGAGCTCCTACTCGAATGCAC ATGAGCTCATCATTACTCACATCGACCTTGAATGGACGGTGAACTTTGAGAAGTCTACATTGTCTGGTAGCGCTTCATTGTCGTTTAAAACCTTAAGAGATGATGTTGAGGAAATA TTTTTGGATAGCAGCGACCTTGATATTGCATCCATGGCAGTTAAAACTGCAGCAGGAGAGATACCGGTCAGCTGGGATGTGGGAAAACCTGTTGAGAACATCGGTTCCAAGTTGACGGTTTACTTGCCGACGAAAACATCCGGTGAATTCAAATTGATTGTCGAGTACGAAACCAACCCGAAGGCCAGTGCTCTCCAATGGTTAAACGCTGAACAGACGTGCGGTAAGAAGCACCCGTATCTGTTCAGTCAGTGTCAGGCAATCCATGCGCGGTCTCTTGTTCCTTGCCAGGACACACCGGCCGTGAAATTCACCTACAATGCAACG ctTCGGCATCCGATTGGTGTAACTGGTTTGATGAGTGCCGTTAAACTGAAATCAGAAAGCGGAGTGTCGTACTTCAAGCAAAGCATTCCCATTCCAAGTTATCTTTTGGCAATCGTAGTGGGAGCCCTGGTGGAAAAACCCATTGGTCCCAT ATCTAGCGTGTGGGCTGAGCAAGAGCAGATCGACGAATCGGCAGAGGAGTTTTCACAAACAGCGGATTTCATCGCCAAGGCTGAGGAAATTTGCGGACCATATGTGTGGGGTCGTTACGATCTGCTGGTCATGCCTCCGAGCTTCCCATTCGGTGGTATGGAAAATCCCTGTTTGACTTTTGTGACTCCCACTTTGCTGGCAGGCGATAAATCGCTGGCCACTGTAGTGGCACATGAAATTGCCCATAGCTGGACCGGAAATTTGGTAACCAATCGTAACTTTGAGCATTTCTGGCTAAATGAAGGATTCACGGTATTTGTTGAGGGGAAAATCGTTGGCAGGCTGTTCGGGAACGCTTCGCGAGATTTCCACGCTTTACACGGATTAAGTGAACTAACCGATTGt ATTAAGACACAACTGGCGGACACACCTGAGCTTACAAAACTGGTGGTAGATCTTTCCGATTGTAGCCCAGATGATGCATTTTCAACGGTTCCGTACATGAAAGGCTCCACATTTCTTCGCTATTTGGAAGATCTTCTGGGAGGACCGGAGAAGTTCGAGCCATTTTTCCGCTCCTATTTGAACACATTCAAGTTCAAGTCAGTGTTGACCAATGATTTCAAAAAGGCTTTGTACGACTGGTTCCGCGAGGATCccaaaaacgaagaatttctgAGCCGCATCGATTGGGATCTGTGGCTATTTGGTACGGGGATGCCCCCGGTTATTCCCAA CTATGATCGTTCGTTGTTGGAAGCCTGTCAAAAGCACGCGAAATTATGGGCGGAAAATGACATTGAAACGATCAAGGCATCCTCATTGCTGTCCGAGCCACTAACAAGTATTCAACTGATCGAGTTTTTAGCACAACTTCTAGAGAAAAAAACGATCCAAGGCCTAACGCCGGAAAAGGTGGCGCTGTTAGATCAGACATACCGCATCCATGCCACCAAGAACGCAGAGATTCGTTTCCGCTTCGTACGTCTCTACATTCGCGCTAAAATGATGGATAAGATGGACGAAATTCTCGCCTTTGCCAACAGCAACTTCCGCATGAAATTTGTCAGACCGATTTACAAAGAGTTGGCCGGCTGGCCGGAAGCGAAGCCCATCGCTGttgaaaattacaataaggtTAAAGACCAGATGATGACCGTTTGTGCCTACACCGTTTCCAAAGATCTGGGGCTTGAAACAGGTAAATGA
- the LOC5578759 gene encoding leukotriene A-4 hydrolase isoform X1, translating to MLTSPQPSIKMRLSPIDPSSYSNAHELIITHIDLEWTVNFEKSTLSGSASLSFKTLRDDVEEIFLDSSDLDIASMAVKTAAGEIPVSWDVGKPVENIGSKLTVYLPTKTSGEFKLIVEYETNPKASALQWLNAEQTCGKKHPYLFSQCQAIHARSLVPCQDTPAVKFTYNATLRHPIGVTGLMSAVKLKSESGVSYFKQSIPIPSYLLAIVVGALVEKPIGPISSVWAEQEQIDESAEEFSQTADFIAKAEEICGPYVWGRYDLLVMPPSFPFGGMENPCLTFVTPTLLAGDKSLATVVAHEIAHSWTGNLVTNRNFEHFWLNEGFTVFVEGKIVGRLFGNASRDFHALHGLSELTDCIKTQLADTPELTKLVVDLSDCSPDDAFSTVPYMKGSTFLRYLEDLLGGPEKFEPFFRSYLNTFKFKSVLTNDFKKALYDWFREDPKNEEFLSRIDWDLWLFGTGMPPVIPNYDRSLLEACQKHAKLWAENDIETIKASSLLSEPLTSIQLIEFLAQLLEKKTIQGLTPEKVALLDQTYRIHATKNAEIRFRFVRLYIRAKMMDKMDEILAFANSNFRMKFVRPIYKELAGWPEAKPIAVENYNKVKDQMMTVCAYTVSKDLGLETGK from the exons ATGTTAACAT CTCCGCAGCCAAGCATCAAAATGAGACTTAGTCCGATTGATCCGAGCTCCTACTCGAATGCAC ATGAGCTCATCATTACTCACATCGACCTTGAATGGACGGTGAACTTTGAGAAGTCTACATTGTCTGGTAGCGCTTCATTGTCGTTTAAAACCTTAAGAGATGATGTTGAGGAAATA TTTTTGGATAGCAGCGACCTTGATATTGCATCCATGGCAGTTAAAACTGCAGCAGGAGAGATACCGGTCAGCTGGGATGTGGGAAAACCTGTTGAGAACATCGGTTCCAAGTTGACGGTTTACTTGCCGACGAAAACATCCGGTGAATTCAAATTGATTGTCGAGTACGAAACCAACCCGAAGGCCAGTGCTCTCCAATGGTTAAACGCTGAACAGACGTGCGGTAAGAAGCACCCGTATCTGTTCAGTCAGTGTCAGGCAATCCATGCGCGGTCTCTTGTTCCTTGCCAGGACACACCGGCCGTGAAATTCACCTACAATGCAACG ctTCGGCATCCGATTGGTGTAACTGGTTTGATGAGTGCCGTTAAACTGAAATCAGAAAGCGGAGTGTCGTACTTCAAGCAAAGCATTCCCATTCCAAGTTATCTTTTGGCAATCGTAGTGGGAGCCCTGGTGGAAAAACCCATTGGTCCCAT ATCTAGCGTGTGGGCTGAGCAAGAGCAGATCGACGAATCGGCAGAGGAGTTTTCACAAACAGCGGATTTCATCGCCAAGGCTGAGGAAATTTGCGGACCATATGTGTGGGGTCGTTACGATCTGCTGGTCATGCCTCCGAGCTTCCCATTCGGTGGTATGGAAAATCCCTGTTTGACTTTTGTGACTCCCACTTTGCTGGCAGGCGATAAATCGCTGGCCACTGTAGTGGCACATGAAATTGCCCATAGCTGGACCGGAAATTTGGTAACCAATCGTAACTTTGAGCATTTCTGGCTAAATGAAGGATTCACGGTATTTGTTGAGGGGAAAATCGTTGGCAGGCTGTTCGGGAACGCTTCGCGAGATTTCCACGCTTTACACGGATTAAGTGAACTAACCGATTGt ATTAAGACACAACTGGCGGACACACCTGAGCTTACAAAACTGGTGGTAGATCTTTCCGATTGTAGCCCAGATGATGCATTTTCAACGGTTCCGTACATGAAAGGCTCCACATTTCTTCGCTATTTGGAAGATCTTCTGGGAGGACCGGAGAAGTTCGAGCCATTTTTCCGCTCCTATTTGAACACATTCAAGTTCAAGTCAGTGTTGACCAATGATTTCAAAAAGGCTTTGTACGACTGGTTCCGCGAGGATCccaaaaacgaagaatttctgAGCCGCATCGATTGGGATCTGTGGCTATTTGGTACGGGGATGCCCCCGGTTATTCCCAA CTATGATCGTTCGTTGTTGGAAGCCTGTCAAAAGCACGCGAAATTATGGGCGGAAAATGACATTGAAACGATCAAGGCATCCTCATTGCTGTCCGAGCCACTAACAAGTATTCAACTGATCGAGTTTTTAGCACAACTTCTAGAGAAAAAAACGATCCAAGGCCTAACGCCGGAAAAGGTGGCGCTGTTAGATCAGACATACCGCATCCATGCCACCAAGAACGCAGAGATTCGTTTCCGCTTCGTACGTCTCTACATTCGCGCTAAAATGATGGATAAGATGGACGAAATTCTCGCCTTTGCCAACAGCAACTTCCGCATGAAATTTGTCAGACCGATTTACAAAGAGTTGGCCGGCTGGCCGGAAGCGAAGCCCATCGCTGttgaaaattacaataaggtTAAAGACCAGATGATGACCGTTTGTGCCTACACCGTTTCCAAAGATCTGGGGCTTGAAACAGGTAAATGA
- the LOC5578759 gene encoding leukotriene A-4 hydrolase isoform X3 yields the protein MRLSPIDPSSYSNAHELIITHIDLEWTVNFEKSTLSGSASLSFKTLRDDVEEIFLDSSDLDIASMAVKTAAGEIPVSWDVGKPVENIGSKLTVYLPTKTSGEFKLIVEYETNPKASALQWLNAEQTCGKKHPYLFSQCQAIHARSLVPCQDTPAVKFTYNATLRHPIGVTGLMSAVKLKSESGVSYFKQSIPIPSYLLAIVVGALVEKPIGPISSVWAEQEQIDESAEEFSQTADFIAKAEEICGPYVWGRYDLLVMPPSFPFGGMENPCLTFVTPTLLAGDKSLATVVAHEIAHSWTGNLVTNRNFEHFWLNEGFTVFVEGKIVGRLFGNASRDFHALHGLSELTDCIKTQLADTPELTKLVVDLSDCSPDDAFSTVPYMKGSTFLRYLEDLLGGPEKFEPFFRSYLNTFKFKSVLTNDFKKALYDWFREDPKNEEFLSRIDWDLWLFGTGMPPVIPNYDRSLLEACQKHAKLWAENDIETIKASSLLSEPLTSIQLIEFLAQLLEKKTIQGLTPEKVALLDQTYRIHATKNAEIRFRFVRLYIRAKMMDKMDEILAFANSNFRMKFVRPIYKELAGWPEAKPIAVENYNKVKDQMMTVCAYTVSKDLGLETGK from the exons ATGAGACTTAGTCCGATTGATCCGAGCTCCTACTCGAATGCAC ATGAGCTCATCATTACTCACATCGACCTTGAATGGACGGTGAACTTTGAGAAGTCTACATTGTCTGGTAGCGCTTCATTGTCGTTTAAAACCTTAAGAGATGATGTTGAGGAAATA TTTTTGGATAGCAGCGACCTTGATATTGCATCCATGGCAGTTAAAACTGCAGCAGGAGAGATACCGGTCAGCTGGGATGTGGGAAAACCTGTTGAGAACATCGGTTCCAAGTTGACGGTTTACTTGCCGACGAAAACATCCGGTGAATTCAAATTGATTGTCGAGTACGAAACCAACCCGAAGGCCAGTGCTCTCCAATGGTTAAACGCTGAACAGACGTGCGGTAAGAAGCACCCGTATCTGTTCAGTCAGTGTCAGGCAATCCATGCGCGGTCTCTTGTTCCTTGCCAGGACACACCGGCCGTGAAATTCACCTACAATGCAACG ctTCGGCATCCGATTGGTGTAACTGGTTTGATGAGTGCCGTTAAACTGAAATCAGAAAGCGGAGTGTCGTACTTCAAGCAAAGCATTCCCATTCCAAGTTATCTTTTGGCAATCGTAGTGGGAGCCCTGGTGGAAAAACCCATTGGTCCCAT ATCTAGCGTGTGGGCTGAGCAAGAGCAGATCGACGAATCGGCAGAGGAGTTTTCACAAACAGCGGATTTCATCGCCAAGGCTGAGGAAATTTGCGGACCATATGTGTGGGGTCGTTACGATCTGCTGGTCATGCCTCCGAGCTTCCCATTCGGTGGTATGGAAAATCCCTGTTTGACTTTTGTGACTCCCACTTTGCTGGCAGGCGATAAATCGCTGGCCACTGTAGTGGCACATGAAATTGCCCATAGCTGGACCGGAAATTTGGTAACCAATCGTAACTTTGAGCATTTCTGGCTAAATGAAGGATTCACGGTATTTGTTGAGGGGAAAATCGTTGGCAGGCTGTTCGGGAACGCTTCGCGAGATTTCCACGCTTTACACGGATTAAGTGAACTAACCGATTGt ATTAAGACACAACTGGCGGACACACCTGAGCTTACAAAACTGGTGGTAGATCTTTCCGATTGTAGCCCAGATGATGCATTTTCAACGGTTCCGTACATGAAAGGCTCCACATTTCTTCGCTATTTGGAAGATCTTCTGGGAGGACCGGAGAAGTTCGAGCCATTTTTCCGCTCCTATTTGAACACATTCAAGTTCAAGTCAGTGTTGACCAATGATTTCAAAAAGGCTTTGTACGACTGGTTCCGCGAGGATCccaaaaacgaagaatttctgAGCCGCATCGATTGGGATCTGTGGCTATTTGGTACGGGGATGCCCCCGGTTATTCCCAA CTATGATCGTTCGTTGTTGGAAGCCTGTCAAAAGCACGCGAAATTATGGGCGGAAAATGACATTGAAACGATCAAGGCATCCTCATTGCTGTCCGAGCCACTAACAAGTATTCAACTGATCGAGTTTTTAGCACAACTTCTAGAGAAAAAAACGATCCAAGGCCTAACGCCGGAAAAGGTGGCGCTGTTAGATCAGACATACCGCATCCATGCCACCAAGAACGCAGAGATTCGTTTCCGCTTCGTACGTCTCTACATTCGCGCTAAAATGATGGATAAGATGGACGAAATTCTCGCCTTTGCCAACAGCAACTTCCGCATGAAATTTGTCAGACCGATTTACAAAGAGTTGGCCGGCTGGCCGGAAGCGAAGCCCATCGCTGttgaaaattacaataaggtTAAAGACCAGATGATGACCGTTTGTGCCTACACCGTTTCCAAAGATCTGGGGCTTGAAACAGGTAAATGA
- the LOC110676737 gene encoding uncharacterized protein LOC110676737 — MRWQHLRLACSAMDQRTYFGSGSVYLSPQAVTNFQPEESTIKGDVALEATSSSSTKLPPQQRFVNRQRGPQPGKYKPLDEGYDSIAHGKKRTIPGWSTEGTRVTMISLYMGCSGDTSCSAVLERHEKHKRALRFISLLAERN, encoded by the exons ATGCGTTGGCAGCATCTACGTCTTGCTTGCTCAGCGATGGATCAAAGAACGTATTTCGGTAGCGGTTCGGTGTACCTGTCTCCTCAAGCTGTAACAAATTTCCAACCGGAAGAATCAACAATAAAAGGGGATGTTGCGCTGGAAGCTACATCATCCTCATCTACAAAACTTCCGCCACAGCAACGTTTCGTCAACAGACAGCGTGGACCTCAACCTGGTAAATATAAACCATTGGATGAAGGCTACGATTCCATCGCACATGGCAAAAAACGAACCATTCCTGGCTGGTCCACCGAAGGCACACGGGTGACCATGATTTCGCTCTACATGGGATGTAGCGGAGACACCAGCTGCTCCGCTGTTTTGG aacGGCACGAAAAACATAAACGAGCTCTACGATTCATTTCACTGTTGGCTGAAAGAAACTAA
- the LOC110676736 gene encoding uncharacterized protein LOC110676736: protein MLSGAGFILSSAGILKVISLLCLIIGGLIFVTSGDCNESRFWAVTYIVTTTVSAVLAMLSYTIYALDLIKSTTALKIQHIAEITVAYIVFTLLLIVSIIMMTQCTSKKYALDYIPEPLTMIGAVLMAIGGTLLFLDWRSKERIDDIQMNIPRLSEPHRTNPHLSRKSILV, encoded by the exons ATGTTGAGTGGTGCGGGATTTATTCTATCCTCAGCAGGAATTTTGAAAGTAATCTCATTG CTATGCCTCATAATAGGAGGATTGATCTTTGTCACTTCAGGAGACTGCAATGAGTCACGATTCTG GGCTGTGACCTACATCGTTACTACAACTGTAAGTGCGGTTTTAGCGATGCTGTCATACACAATATATGCGCTTGATTTGATAAAGTCAACAACGGCGCTCAAGATACAACATATAGCAGAGATAACGGTGGCATATATCGTTTTTACACTGCTGTTGATCGTTTCCATTATCATGATGACACAATGCACCAGCAAAAAGTACGCCCTAGACTACATTCCAGAG CCCCTCACGATGATAGGGGCAGTCCTGATGGCAATCGGTGGAACGCTTCTCTTTCTTGACTGGCGCTCAAAGGAACGTATCGAtgatattcaaatgaatatacCACGCTTATCGGAACCGCACCGCACCAATCCACATCTCTCGCGGAAATCAATACTAGTTTAG